Proteins co-encoded in one Corylus avellana chromosome ca9, CavTom2PMs-1.0 genomic window:
- the LOC132162279 gene encoding uncharacterized protein LOC132162279: MESIRQLQKSSICDATFAGVFEQLLIQLSKEEMQFFVTVARQIWLRRNAFVFGKPLLAPAEVIRRAREQISAFEKTEAGRHKAHVPLRRQVNQRWQKPPADFIKINWDASIDEKHRRVGIGVAVRNSDGMMLAALCASKPILTDPGTAEALAAWSAANVARRLNLRQVILEGDALEVVSVLNMEGGWLGNYGQILQDAKNLLGRCLEWRASHTPRDGNKVAHSLAKLALAIDQEIFWLDNFPSCILEIVHSEQGSTLSQ, from the coding sequence ATGGAAAGTATTCGGCAACTACAGAAGAGCTCTATTTGTGATGCAACGTTTGCAGGGGTCTTCGAGCAATTATTGATTCAGCTGAGCAAGGAGGAGATGCAATTCTTTGTCACTGTGGCGCGGCAGATTTGGCTCAGGCGCAATGCCTTTGTCTTTGGGAAGCCGCTGTTAGCTCCAGCTGAAGTGATTCGAAGGGCACGGGAACAAATCTCTGCTTTTGAGAAAACAGAGGCTGGAAGACACAAGGCTCACGTACCACTGCGCAGGCAAGTAAATCAGAGATGGCAGAAACCGCCGGCAGATTTTATAAAGATCAATTGGGATGCTTCCATTGATGAGAAACACAGACGGGTTGGAATTGGGGTGGCTGTACGCAACTCCGACGGCATGATGCTAGCTGCGTTGTGTGCTTCCAAGCCTATACTCACAGACCCTGGAACAGCCGAAGCTTTAGCAGCTTGGTCTGCAGCCAACGTTGCACGTAGGTTGAACCTGAGACAGGTTATCCTAGAGGGGGATGCGCTGGAAGTCGTAAGTGTTCTTAATATGGAAGGCGGCTGGCTTGGTAATTATGGACAGATTCTACAAGATGCAAAAAATCTACTGGGGCGCTGTTTGGAATGGAGGGCTAGCCATACTCCACGTGATGGTAACAAGGTTGCTCATAGTCTTGCCAAACTGGCATTAGCAATAGATCAGGAAATATTCTGGCTTGATAATTTTCCTTCATGTATCCTGGAAATTGTCCACTCTGAGCAAGGCTCGACTTTAAGTCAATAA
- the LOC132162280 gene encoding zinc finger BED domain-containing protein RICESLEEPER 2-like: MEITSQSMELEGIEVDVLDDTCTVIPTPVSVESGSTENNPSQPVNTVCPAVGGDGAGDGAGVAAAAAAGDGDVDGGEEAGDGDGDGSGLSENRQYQKRERQKTSKVWNDFVSVTIGGVKKSQCNWCKRLFAIEKSSTTSTLNRHLTSCVRYVEFSSSKKQSTLSFEPSSDNDGVEHHHRYVDLLSKNVIYGGDLPFCGFNLVPPKKNFKFLQSNDSAIRIIKDDFELKNALLVGGRLFHVRCCAHITNLLVQFGLAEIRGIIDDVRQGIKYIVTSESRLNVFSEIAKRLHLPCKKLILDVPTRWNNTYLMLDTAIKFKEVFPRYHRVEQAFQWVVTLEQWEMVGNVNQVLSVFNDVTNVVSGSEYPTANLYLPEVWRMKEVLMIKCDDRNEYMRSMASRMSDKFDKYWGDSNLFMSIAAVLDPRYKMKLINFCFPIIYPLTEACCHINNVLAVLKELFESYVYAHTACILQETAQLAQVNVPSCSSSSAIVGDVVSKISEGRSRFADHIRSSDIIRPIKTDLDVYLEEDVYICGKNENGVYMETNFDALAWWKCNALKYRILSRMAKDILAVPISTVASEFSFSAGGRVIEPHRASLSPDTVQMLLCGSDWVRALHGIKRKSAGDKLVEVELPTTTTSTT, encoded by the exons ATGGAGATTACGAGTCAGTCTATGGAATTGGAAGGTATTGAAGTTGATGTACTTGATGATACATGTACTGTGATCCCTACACCTGTATCTGTTGAGTCTGGTAGCACTGAAAATAACCCAAGCCAACCTGTTAACACTGTTTGTCCTGCTGTTGGTGGGGATGGGGCTGGTGATGGGGCTGGGGTTGCGGCTGCGGCTGCGGCTGGGGATGGGGATGTGGATGGGGGCGAAGAGgctggggatggggatggggatggaaGTGGCCTGAGTGAGAATAGACAATATCAAAAGAGGGAAAGGCAAAAGACTTCCAAAGTCTGGAATGACTTTGTTTCAGTTACAATAGGAGGGGTTAAAAAATCACAATGCAATTGGTGTAAGAGATTGTTTGCTATTGAAAAATCTAGTACTACCTCAACCCTAAATAGGCATTTGACTTCATGTGTAAGATATGTTGAGTTTAGTAGTTCTAAAAAGCAAAGTACTTTGTCATTTGAGCCTAGCAGTGACAATGATGGTGTGGAACATCACCACCGATATGTGGACCTCTTGTCAAAGAATGTCATATATGGTGGTGACTTGCCATTTTGTGGATTCAACTTGGTGCctccaaaaaagaattttaaatttttgcaat CTAATGATTCTGCAATTAGAATTATAAAAGATGATTTTGAGTTGAAGAATGCTTTGTTGGTTGGGGGTAGGTTGTTTCATGTTAGGTGTTGTGCACACATTACAAACTTGTTGGTGCAATTTGGGCTTGCTGAAATTAGGGGTATTATAGATGATGTTAGGCAGGGCATAAAATATATTGTGACGTCTGAAAGTAGGTTGAATGTGTTTAGTGAGATAGCAAAGAGATTGCATTTACCCTGTAAGAAGCTGATTTTAGATGTCCCCACACGTTGGAACAACACCTATTTGATGTTGGACACTGCAATTAAGTTTAAAGAAGTGTTCCCTAGGTACCATAGAGTTGAGCAAGCATTTCAGTGGGTTGTAACTCTAGAACAGTGGGAAATGGTGGGTAATGTGAACCAGGTTTTGTCAGTTTTCAATGATGTAACCAATGTTGTTTCTGGTAGTGAGTACCCTACTGCAAATCTGTATTTACCTGAGGTTTGGAGGATGAAAGAAGTTTTGATGATCAAGTGTGATGATAGGAATGAGTACATGAGGTCAATGGCAAGTAGGATGAGTgacaaatttgataagtattggggtgaTAGCAATTTGTTCATGTCCATAGCTGCTGTCTTGGATCCTAGATACAAGATGAAGTTGATCAATTTCTGTTTCCCTATCATTTATCCTTTGACCGAAGCTTGTTGTCACATTAACAATGTGTTGGCAGTTCTGAAAGAGTTATTTGAGTCATATGTTTATGCCCATACGGCTTGTATATTGCAAGAAACTGCCCAACTTGCCCAAGTAAATGTTCCTTCTTGTTCTTCCTCAAGTGCAATTGTTGGAGATGTGGTGTCCAAAATTTCTGAAGGTCGATCAAGGTTTGCTGACCATATAAGAAGTAGTGACATCATCCGGCCCATTAAAACAGATTTGGATGTTTATCTTGAAGAGGATGTTTACATTTGTGGTAAGAATGAGAATGGAGTATATATGGAAACAAATTTTGATGCTTTGGCATGGTGGAAATGCAATGCCTTGAAGTACCGTATATTGTCTAGAATGGCAAAGGATATCTTGGCTGTTCCCATAAGTACAGTTGCTTCTGAATTCTCCTTCAGTGCTGGTGGTAGGGTTATTGAACCCCATAGAGCATCATTATCCCCTGACACTGTTCAGATGCTCTTATGTGGTTCAGATTGGGTGAGAGCACTTCATGGCATCAAGAGAAAATCTGCTGGTGAT aaattgGTTGAAGTGGAGTTgcctacaactacaacttcaacTACCTGA
- the LOC132192249 gene encoding E3 ubiquitin-protein ligase At1g12760-like, producing MEESQQPVRVESNGRNDSVLWRHTSTLPLTRLIASSGHHNHDDDDDDSDIGGETNCGYYYYYYYNYYWKPIVVLDMAFLAVAMVVLLSTFKETPSTPLRVWLSGYSLHCVFHVAFLYLHSLIRFSSARDPPLSHACIVKRLESINTIISSVWWVLGFYWIVVGGQSLLQDSPRLYWLTVVFLAFDVFFIIFCVGMAFIIFFALCCCIPVVAFAYAMTIREGASEDDIRSLPKYRFRQANPRSSFDDDRLKVEWARVESANRNHVNELCLHPEDSDCCICLSRYVDGSELCTLPCNHHFHCVCISRWLRINATCPLCKHNILRGDTLV from the exons ATGGAGGAATCACAGCAGCCTGTACGCGTCGAGAGCAACGGAAGAAATGATTCGGTGCTCTGGCGGCACACCTCCACTCTCCCTCTCACCCGTCTGATCGCGTCCTCCGGTCACCACAAccacgacgacgacgacgatgaCAGCGACATCGGCGGAGAAACAAATTGCGGCTATtattactactactactacaacTACTACTGGAAGCCGATTGTGGTGCTGGACATGGCCTTCCTGGCGGTGGCCATGGTGGTGCTCTTGTCCACCTTCAAGGAGACGCCGTCCACGCCTCTCAGGGTTTGGCTCTCCGGCTACTCTCTCCACTGCGTTTTCCATGTCGCCTTTCTCTACCTTCACTCCCTCATCCGCTTTTCTTCTGCTCGTGATCCGCCTCTCTCTCACGCCtg caTTGTGAAGAGGTTAGAGTCGATAAATACGATCATCTCCTCCGTCTGGTGGGTGCTGGGATTCTATTGGATTGTTGTGGGTGGCCAATCACTGCTGCAAGATTCTCCTCGCCTCTACTG GTTAACAGTGGTTTTTCTAGCCTTTGATGTATTCTTTATCATCTTTTGCGTTGGGATGGCGtttatcattttctttgctCTCTGCTGCTGCATCCCAGTTGTAGCATTTGCCTATGCTATGACAATTAGAGAAGGGGCATCTGAAGATGATATCAGGTCTCTTCCCAAGTACAGATTTCGGCAGGCCAATCCACGGAGTTCCTTTGATGATGATAGATTGAAAGTTGAGTGGGCAAGGGTGGAATCAGCAAATAGGAACCATGTCAATGAACTTTGTCTTCATCCAGAGGATTCT GACTGCTGCATCTGCCTTTCACGATATGTAGATGGATCGGAGCTTTGTACTCTTCCCTGCAACCACCATTTCCATTGCGTATGCATCAGCAGATGGCTCCGAATAAATGCAACCTGCCCACTCTGTAAACATAATATCCTCAGGGGTGACACATTGGTTTGA